One Sphingomonas sp. LHG3406-1 genomic window carries:
- a CDS encoding neutral zinc metallopeptidase, with translation MRLGGGNDDDFIDRTGQSGGMPVLGGGGGMLGLLIPLVLSRFGLVGLLILGLGYCALGGLGGGGILGGGGSPSEQGGGSGSSNLSPEVARDLETALNNSDQVWSQLFASGGQRYAEPKLVAYRGGTATACGQGQASFGPFYCPGDQSIYIDPSFFNELSSRFGAPGDFARYYVIAHEVGHHIQNLEGTLDRASRAQASLGTAEGNAVQVGVELQADCYAGVWAALARNPEGGRALEPGDLEEGMRAAEAIGDDALQAGSGQAVRPESFTHGSSAQRMEALRRGLQSGDPRVCNYNRV, from the coding sequence ATGCGTCTTGGCGGCGGCAACGACGACGACTTCATCGATCGGACGGGACAGTCGGGCGGAATGCCCGTGCTGGGCGGCGGCGGCGGAATGCTTGGCCTGCTCATTCCGCTGGTGCTGAGCCGATTCGGGCTCGTCGGCCTGCTGATCCTCGGCCTTGGTTATTGCGCGCTCGGCGGCCTTGGCGGCGGCGGAATCCTCGGCGGGGGCGGTTCACCGAGCGAGCAGGGCGGCGGCTCCGGCTCGTCCAACCTGTCGCCGGAAGTCGCCCGCGACCTCGAGACTGCGCTCAACAACAGCGACCAGGTGTGGAGCCAGCTGTTCGCGAGTGGCGGGCAGCGCTACGCCGAACCGAAGCTGGTCGCCTATCGCGGCGGCACCGCCACGGCTTGCGGCCAGGGGCAGGCGAGCTTCGGGCCCTTCTATTGTCCGGGCGACCAGAGCATCTACATCGACCCTAGCTTCTTCAATGAACTGAGCAGCCGCTTCGGCGCGCCGGGTGATTTCGCCCGCTATTATGTGATCGCGCACGAGGTTGGGCACCACATCCAGAACCTGGAAGGAACGCTGGACCGGGCGAGCCGGGCGCAGGCCTCGCTCGGAACGGCCGAGGGCAATGCCGTGCAGGTCGGGGTCGAGCTTCAGGCCGACTGCTATGCCGGGGTGTGGGCGGCGTTGGCCCGCAATCCCGAAGGCGGGCGCGCGCTGGAGCCGGGGGACCTCGAGGAGGGCATGCGCGCCGCCGAGGCGATCGGCGACGACGCGTTGCAGGCGGGATCCGGACAGGCGGTCCGGCCGGAAAGCTTCACCCACGGGTCGAGCGCCCAGCGGATGGAAGCGCTCCGGCGCGGCCTGCAGAGCGGCGACCCGCGGGTGTGCAATTACAATCGGGTGTGA
- a CDS encoding bifunctional GNAT family N-acetyltransferase/carbon-nitrogen hydrolase family protein, whose product MARAAKPRAAESSKSPARLEVRTAKAEDVPAILALISRAYPGFGNYSAGQILGQINNFLEGQFVAVLEGTIVGYCASSRIDEAIALAPHDWTTITGNGFGSRHDATGDWLYGTEMAVDDRQRGLRIGKRLYDARRALAERLELRGIVFGGRMPNYAKAKRKVGSPEEYLAQVQEGKLRDPVIGFQLANGFRPIGVLPAYLPFDKPSDGYAAHMMWRNPYVDPNEPVSFRVPRGVESVRLATVQLQARAVKDFAEFVRQVEYFVDVAADYRADFIVFPELFTMSLLSFETDKLTPMGAIDRMTEHRAPIVAELSRMALRYNINIVGGSHPTRTADGSVQNVAYVCLRDGSVHAQEKIHPTPNEAYWWKIKGGSSVDVIQTDIGPIGVLICYDSEFPELARRLVDEGARIIFVPFCTDNRQGYMRVRYCAQARAIENQCFVVLSGNVGNLPGVDNMDVQYAQSCILTPCDFPFARDGIAAEASENIETLTIADVNLADLTWARAEGTVRNLADRRFDLYRVDWNRGLRSGEASLEAPTTGSKNPGGG is encoded by the coding sequence ATGGCACGCGCAGCAAAGCCCAGGGCAGCCGAAAGCAGCAAGAGCCCGGCGCGCCTCGAGGTTCGCACGGCGAAGGCCGAAGACGTTCCGGCAATCCTGGCGTTGATCAGCCGGGCCTATCCCGGCTTCGGCAACTATAGCGCCGGCCAGATCCTCGGGCAGATCAACAATTTCCTGGAAGGCCAGTTCGTCGCTGTCCTCGAAGGGACCATCGTCGGCTATTGCGCGTCGTCCCGGATCGACGAAGCCATCGCCCTTGCGCCGCACGACTGGACGACGATCACCGGCAATGGCTTTGGAAGCCGCCACGATGCGACCGGCGACTGGCTCTACGGGACCGAGATGGCGGTCGACGATCGCCAGCGCGGCCTTCGTATCGGCAAGCGCCTTTACGATGCCCGCCGCGCTCTTGCCGAACGGCTGGAGCTTCGCGGAATCGTGTTCGGCGGACGGATGCCCAATTATGCCAAGGCCAAACGCAAGGTCGGCAGTCCGGAAGAATATCTCGCCCAGGTTCAAGAGGGCAAGCTCCGCGATCCCGTGATCGGTTTCCAGCTCGCCAATGGCTTTCGGCCGATCGGCGTTCTTCCTGCCTATCTGCCGTTCGACAAGCCGTCGGACGGCTATGCCGCGCACATGATGTGGCGAAATCCCTACGTCGACCCGAACGAGCCGGTGTCGTTTCGGGTGCCGCGCGGCGTGGAGAGTGTGCGGCTGGCAACCGTCCAGCTACAGGCCCGTGCCGTGAAGGATTTCGCGGAGTTCGTCCGCCAGGTCGAATATTTCGTCGACGTGGCCGCCGACTACCGGGCTGACTTCATCGTCTTCCCCGAACTGTTCACCATGTCACTCCTGTCGTTCGAGACCGACAAGCTGACGCCGATGGGGGCGATCGACCGGATGACCGAGCATCGCGCGCCGATCGTCGCCGAACTCTCGCGCATGGCGCTGCGCTACAACATCAACATCGTCGGCGGATCGCACCCGACGCGGACCGCCGACGGAAGTGTCCAGAATGTCGCCTATGTCTGCCTGCGCGACGGTTCGGTTCACGCGCAGGAGAAGATCCACCCCACCCCCAACGAGGCCTATTGGTGGAAGATCAAGGGCGGCAGCAGCGTCGACGTCATCCAGACCGACATCGGTCCGATCGGTGTCCTCATCTGCTACGACAGCGAGTTTCCCGAACTTGCCCGTCGCCTGGTCGACGAAGGAGCGCGGATCATCTTCGTGCCTTTCTGCACCGACAACCGGCAGGGCTACATGCGGGTGCGCTATTGCGCGCAGGCGCGCGCGATCGAGAACCAGTGCTTCGTCGTGCTGTCGGGCAACGTCGGCAACCTGCCGGGCGTCGACAATATGGACGTTCAATATGCCCAGTCCTGCATCCTCACCCCGTGCGACTTCCCGTTCGCGCGTGATGGCATCGCCGCCGAGGCGAGCGAGAATATCGAGACGTTGACGATCGCCGACGTGAACCTTGCGGATCTCACCTGGGCCCGAGCCGAGGGCACCGTCCGCAACCTCGCTGACCGCCGCTTCGACCTTTACCGGGTCGACTGGAACCGCGGCCTGCGCAGCGGCGAGGCTTCACTCGAGGCGCCTACCACGGGCAGCAAAAACCCCGGCGGCGGATAG
- a CDS encoding MBL fold metallo-hydrolase: MIANDRHIDHAVAQVVDVQQGQLPAPQVKAFFDEPTFTVSYVVSDPQTKRAAIIDSVWNFDQSSGRTSLDSADRIVAYAQQQNLTVDWILETHAHADHLSAAPYLQEKLGGKMAIGREIVTVQGVFGKIFNEGTEFARDGSQFDRLLDDGDVLAIGGIPVIALHVPGHTPADMAYVIGDALFTGDTMFMPDYGSARADFPGGDARQLYRSVRRLMKLPDATRVFLCHDYKAPNRDQFAWETTMLAERTGNVHIHEGVSEDDFVAMRTQRDATLSMPKLILPSLQVNMRGGHLPEPEENGVSYLKQPVNLL, translated from the coding sequence ATGATCGCCAATGATCGTCACATCGACCATGCCGTCGCCCAGGTCGTCGACGTGCAGCAGGGCCAGCTTCCCGCGCCGCAGGTGAAGGCCTTTTTCGACGAGCCGACCTTTACCGTCAGCTATGTGGTCAGCGACCCGCAGACCAAGCGTGCCGCGATCATCGACAGTGTCTGGAACTTCGACCAATCGTCCGGCCGCACCAGCCTGGACAGCGCCGACAGGATCGTCGCCTATGCCCAGCAACAGAACCTCACCGTCGACTGGATCCTCGAGACCCACGCGCATGCCGATCACCTGTCGGCGGCTCCGTACCTCCAGGAGAAGCTCGGCGGGAAGATGGCGATCGGGCGCGAGATCGTGACCGTACAGGGCGTGTTCGGGAAGATCTTCAACGAAGGCACCGAGTTCGCCCGCGACGGTTCGCAGTTCGACCGACTGCTCGACGACGGCGATGTCCTGGCCATTGGCGGAATTCCGGTGATCGCCCTGCACGTGCCCGGACATACTCCGGCCGACATGGCCTATGTCATCGGCGACGCCCTGTTCACCGGCGATACGATGTTCATGCCCGACTATGGCTCGGCGCGGGCAGACTTTCCCGGCGGCGACGCGCGGCAGCTGTATCGCTCGGTTCGCCGGCTGATGAAGCTGCCCGACGCGACGCGCGTTTTCCTTTGCCACGACTACAAGGCACCCAATCGTGACCAGTTCGCGTGGGAGACCACCATGCTCGCCGAGCGCACCGGCAACGTCCACATCCACGAGGGCGTGAGCGAGGACGACTTCGTCGCCATGCGCACCCAGCGCGACGCGACGCTGTCGATGCCCAAGCTCATCCTGCCCTCGCTTCAGGTCAACATGCGGGGCGGTCACCTTCCCGAACCCGAGGAGAATGGCGTCAGCTACCTCAAGCAGCCGGTGAACCTGTTATGA
- a CDS encoding YeeE/YedE thiosulfate transporter family protein, producing the protein MSELLGNAQPLKGLIGGVMIGLAAALMLLGAGRIAGVSGITARATGLADGGMSRSSAWLFLIGLPLSALLVSAITSQRTAAFASWPVLVAAGLLVGIGTRMGSGCTSGHGVCGVSRLSQRSMIATATFMAAGIGTVAVSNLVGGLG; encoded by the coding sequence ATGAGCGAACTCCTTGGCAATGCGCAGCCGCTCAAGGGCCTGATCGGCGGCGTGATGATCGGCCTTGCGGCGGCGCTGATGCTTCTCGGGGCAGGTCGGATCGCCGGTGTGTCGGGCATCACCGCGCGCGCCACTGGTCTTGCCGACGGAGGCATGTCGCGCAGCAGCGCCTGGCTGTTCCTCATTGGTCTGCCGCTCAGCGCGCTGCTCGTCTCCGCCATCACCAGCCAGCGGACGGCCGCGTTCGCCTCCTGGCCCGTGCTGGTCGCCGCTGGCCTGCTGGTCGGTATCGGCACCCGCATGGGGAGCGGCTGCACCAGTGGGCACGGCGTCTGCGGCGTCAGCCGGCTTTCACAGCGCTCGATGATCGCCACCGCCACCTTCATGGCGGCCGGCATTGGCACCGTTGCCGTCAGCAATCTCGTGGGGGGGCTGGGATGA
- a CDS encoding helix-turn-helix transcriptional regulator encodes MDAQVLARFGEQATMAVALLKSMANECRLLVLCHLSAEGELSVGQLQDRVGLGQSALSQHLAKLREEGLVATRREAQTVFYSVCDPKAQQVLALLHDLFCPELGASDTEGSQSHDRQ; translated from the coding sequence ATGGATGCCCAGGTTCTCGCGCGGTTCGGCGAGCAGGCGACAATGGCCGTCGCACTTCTCAAGTCGATGGCAAACGAATGCCGGTTGCTGGTGCTCTGCCATCTTTCCGCGGAAGGCGAGCTCTCGGTCGGGCAGTTGCAGGACCGGGTCGGGCTCGGCCAATCTGCGCTTTCGCAGCACCTGGCCAAGCTTCGTGAGGAGGGTCTCGTTGCCACCCGCAGGGAAGCGCAGACGGTCTTCTACAGCGTCTGCGACCCCAAGGCGCAGCAGGTCCTCGCACTTCTCCACGATCTTTTCTGCCCCGAGCTCGGAGCGTCAGATACCGAAGGGAGCCAGTCTCATGATCGCCAATGA
- a CDS encoding TIGR01244 family sulfur transferase, with product MRLAVLTPNVSALAQPSAEDVADLAQRGYRSIIGNRPEGETDGQPLWADLKAAAASHGMEALQIPVVIGQISDDQVAAFRAALEILPKPIAVFCRSGTRSALMWALANHSNLTIDERIGIAAREGYDLEPFRERLARGSAAAEA from the coding sequence ATGAGGCTCGCCGTTCTCACGCCCAACGTTTCCGCTCTTGCTCAGCCTTCCGCTGAAGACGTCGCCGACCTCGCGCAGCGTGGTTATCGTTCGATCATCGGCAATCGTCCGGAGGGCGAGACCGACGGCCAGCCGTTGTGGGCCGACCTCAAGGCCGCTGCCGCCAGTCACGGCATGGAGGCCCTGCAAATTCCGGTCGTCATAGGGCAGATCAGCGACGATCAGGTCGCCGCATTCCGCGCTGCGCTTGAAATCCTGCCCAAGCCAATTGCAGTTTTCTGCCGAAGCGGCACCAGATCTGCGCTGATGTGGGCGCTCGCCAACCATTCCAATCTCACCATCGATGAACGGATCGGAATTGCGGCGAGGGAAGGCTACGATCTCGAGCCCTTCCGCGAACGCCTCGCCCGCGGTTCGGCCGCCGCCGAAGCCTAG
- a CDS encoding sulfite exporter TauE/SafE family protein — protein sequence MLDTVQYVLGLLSGGLVGFTLGLVGGGGSILAVPLMVYLVGVQSPHVAIGTSALAVAANAAAGLVNHARAGTVKWRCGLMYAGAGVIGATFGSTAGKAFDGERLLFLFAIVMILVGILMLRRRKHEGSADANCNRGNAGKVLGAGLGTGAFSGFFGIGGGFLIVPGLIASTGMPMINAVGTSLMAVSAFGLATAANYAFSGLVDWVLAGMFIAGGVIGSFAGTRAAKRLSGSGQLNSIFAMLIFVVAAYMIWKSAGAAF from the coding sequence ATGCTCGATACCGTTCAATATGTCCTCGGCCTGTTGTCGGGTGGCCTTGTCGGTTTCACCCTTGGCCTTGTCGGCGGTGGCGGATCCATTCTCGCGGTTCCGCTGATGGTCTATCTCGTTGGGGTCCAGAGCCCGCATGTCGCAATTGGCACAAGCGCGCTCGCCGTGGCGGCGAATGCGGCGGCGGGGCTGGTCAACCATGCCCGCGCCGGTACGGTGAAGTGGCGCTGCGGGCTCATGTATGCCGGTGCAGGCGTGATCGGCGCCACGTTCGGTTCGACCGCCGGCAAGGCTTTCGACGGCGAGAGGCTGCTGTTCCTCTTCGCAATCGTGATGATCCTAGTCGGAATTCTGATGCTTCGCCGCCGCAAGCACGAGGGCTCAGCCGATGCGAATTGCAACCGCGGCAATGCCGGCAAGGTCCTTGGAGCCGGACTTGGCACCGGAGCTTTCTCCGGCTTCTTCGGGATCGGCGGCGGCTTCCTCATCGTGCCCGGCCTGATCGCCTCGACGGGCATGCCGATGATCAATGCTGTCGGCACCAGTCTCATGGCCGTCTCCGCCTTTGGCCTGGCCACCGCCGCGAATTACGCCTTCTCGGGCCTTGTCGACTGGGTGCTTGCGGGCATGTTCATCGCCGGCGGCGTGATTGGAAGCTTTGCCGGCACGCGCGCGGCCAAGCGTCTGTCGGGCTCGGGACAACTGAACAGCATCTTCGCCATGCTCATCTTTGTGGTGGCGGCATACATGATCTGGAAGAGCGCAGGCGCGGCCTTCTAA
- a CDS encoding DUF2171 domain-containing protein has translation MAYDRYDSRDENRGHRDDRQRDHRSGDHQEGRGFFDRAIDSVSNFFSDDDSGSRRDQGHGYNRAANAYDPRAGDRGPGYNRSGYEPRAYDGDEGRQRRDSEHDRFGDSDRSAFFGGGQSTSYGRGRDEGDYRNQYGRGGGESGGFGRGDYGKQGQDYQGRQGQDHDNPGSGRTYPSGYGQTGGGSYRESQHQSFGSGSGQQDRHGGGFQSQGSDRYRPMTGDYGRGSAEQGRQHSGMGSQDFGQQQYGSQDRFQDQGSDAGRRYSQGGWGDQDSQRQFRGQGQHQGESSYFGNSGFGGREEQSGSFGTSRQGQQSSSFKSPHDEHYSSWRQRQIEDLDRDYDEYCREHQSRFENEFTGFRQQRQTKRQMLGMIREHAEVVDESGQHVGTVDKVRGEKVILTKNDPEAHGVHRSFTCSLLDRVEDGKVYLSGSKDSIRSRLTEEREDDQNRSQDNGSSSGGILGGLFGGGSDRDDRQAQSSTNQPTGQTLSPTSTTGTSSDGPHVLDQSFSGTYDEDNSGSSSSSSSSRSTKK, from the coding sequence ATGGCCTACGATCGGTACGACAGCCGCGACGAGAACCGCGGCCACCGTGACGACCGCCAGCGCGATCATCGCAGCGGCGATCACCAGGAGGGACGCGGCTTTTTCGACCGCGCCATCGACAGCGTGTCCAATTTCTTCAGCGACGACGACAGCGGCAGCCGGCGCGACCAGGGCCATGGCTACAACCGTGCCGCCAATGCCTATGATCCCCGCGCGGGCGATCGCGGCCCCGGCTACAATCGCAGCGGATACGAACCGCGCGCCTATGACGGCGACGAAGGCCGTCAGCGCCGCGACAGCGAGCATGACCGGTTCGGCGATTCTGACCGTTCGGCCTTCTTCGGCGGCGGCCAGTCGACCAGCTACGGCCGCGGCCGCGACGAGGGCGACTACCGGAACCAATATGGCCGCGGCGGCGGCGAGAGCGGCGGCTTTGGCCGGGGCGACTATGGCAAGCAGGGCCAGGACTATCAGGGTCGCCAAGGTCAGGACCATGACAACCCGGGTTCGGGCCGTACCTATCCGTCTGGCTACGGCCAGACCGGTGGCGGTTCCTATCGCGAAAGCCAGCACCAGTCGTTCGGCTCCGGCTCGGGCCAGCAGGACCGCCACGGCGGCGGCTTCCAGAGCCAGGGCAGCGACCGCTATCGCCCGATGACCGGCGACTATGGCCGCGGCTCCGCTGAGCAGGGCCGCCAGCACTCCGGCATGGGAAGCCAGGATTTCGGCCAGCAGCAATATGGCAGCCAGGATCGCTTCCAGGACCAGGGCAGCGACGCGGGCCGTCGCTACAGCCAGGGCGGCTGGGGCGACCAGGACAGCCAGCGCCAGTTTCGCGGGCAGGGTCAGCATCAGGGCGAATCCTCTTACTTCGGCAACTCCGGTTTCGGCGGCCGTGAGGAGCAGTCCGGTAGCTTCGGCACGTCGCGACAGGGTCAGCAGTCGAGCAGCTTCAAGAGCCCGCACGACGAGCATTATTCGAGCTGGCGCCAGCGCCAGATCGAGGATCTGGATCGCGACTATGACGAATATTGCCGCGAGCATCAGAGCCGGTTCGAGAATGAATTCACCGGCTTCCGGCAGCAGCGTCAGACCAAGCGGCAGATGCTGGGCATGATCCGCGAGCATGCCGAAGTGGTCGACGAGAGCGGCCAGCACGTCGGCACGGTCGACAAGGTCCGCGGCGAGAAGGTCATCCTGACCAAGAATGACCCCGAGGCGCATGGCGTGCATCGCAGCTTCACCTGCTCGCTTCTCGACCGGGTCGAGGACGGCAAGGTCTACCTCTCGGGCTCGAAGGACTCGATCCGTTCGCGGCTGACCGAAGAGCGCGAGGACGACCAGAACCGTTCGCAGGACAACGGCAGCAGCAGCGGCGGCATCCTCGGCGGCCTGTTCGGCGGCGGCTCGGACCGTGACGATCGTCAGGCCCAGTCGTCGACCAACCAACCGACAGGCCAGACGCTGAGCCCGACCTCGACCACCGGCACGAGTAGCGACGGCCCCCACGTCCTCGATCAGAGCTTCTCCGGAACCTATGACGAGGACAATAGCGGCAGCAGCTCCAGCAGCAGCAGCAGCCGCTCGACCAAGAAGTAA
- a CDS encoding NADP-dependent oxidoreductase: MARAWHLKSRPNGLPTADNFEFKDIQLPELADGMVHVRNRWLSVDPYMRGRMNDVKSYVPPFQIGEPLEGGAVGEVVESRDPNFAAGDMVLHMVGWRDEAVVPAAALNKLPQIPGVEPQAFLGNLGLTGGTAYWGLLDAAQAKAGDIVFVSAAAGAVGSAVVQIAKAKGMTVIGSAGGADKCQFVRDLGADAVIDYKSGTPLVKALAEAAPKGIDVYFDNVGGEHLDAALALARKDARFAICGMIDGYNSGEPTSLRYIMRVIAMRIMLKGFIYTDYLPRNGEFYGEMGPWVATGQVKGRDTVLEGLEKTPEAFLGLFTGANTGKMLVKL; this comes from the coding sequence ATGGCAAGAGCCTGGCACCTCAAGAGCCGCCCCAACGGCCTTCCAACCGCCGACAATTTCGAGTTCAAGGACATCCAGCTGCCCGAACTCGCCGATGGCATGGTCCATGTCCGCAACCGCTGGCTGTCGGTCGATCCCTACATGCGCGGGCGCATGAACGACGTGAAAAGCTACGTTCCGCCCTTCCAGATCGGCGAGCCGCTCGAGGGCGGCGCGGTCGGCGAGGTGGTCGAGAGCCGTGACCCGAACTTCGCCGCCGGCGACATGGTCCTCCACATGGTCGGCTGGCGCGACGAGGCGGTGGTTCCGGCCGCCGCCCTCAACAAGCTTCCGCAGATCCCCGGCGTGGAGCCGCAGGCCTTCCTCGGCAATCTCGGACTCACCGGCGGTACCGCTTACTGGGGCCTGCTCGATGCGGCTCAGGCCAAGGCCGGCGACATCGTCTTCGTCTCGGCCGCGGCGGGCGCCGTCGGCTCGGCGGTGGTCCAGATCGCCAAGGCCAAGGGCATGACGGTGATCGGCTCGGCAGGCGGCGCCGACAAGTGCCAGTTCGTGCGCGACCTCGGTGCCGACGCCGTCATTGACTACAAGTCGGGTACCCCGCTGGTAAAGGCGCTTGCCGAGGCCGCGCCGAAGGGGATCGACGTCTACTTCGACAATGTCGGCGGCGAGCATCTCGACGCTGCCCTCGCGCTTGCCCGCAAGGACGCCCGCTTCGCCATCTGCGGCATGATCGACGGCTACAACAGCGGCGAGCCGACGAGCCTTCGCTACATCATGCGCGTCATCGCCATGCGCATCATGCTCAAGGGCTTCATCTACACCGATTACCTGCCCCGCAACGGCGAGTTCTACGGCGAGATGGGCCCGTGGGTCGCGACCGGCCAGGTCAAGGGCCGCGACACGGTCCTCGAAGGCCTCGAGAAGACCCCCGAGGCCTTCCTCGGCCTGTTCACCGGCGCCAACACCGGCAAGATGCTGGTGAAGCTATAG
- a CDS encoding 3-hydroxybutyrate dehydrogenase, with amino-acid sequence MILKDKVALVTGSTSGIGLAVARALASEGARIMLHGFGDRDANLALKEEMAALSGDLASYSDADLSSPDAIDALVAQCTDELGSPSILVNNAGVQHVAPVESFPTDKWDWIMAVNLSAVFHTTRLCLPSMRQRGWGRIINTASAHSIVASPNKAPYVAAKHGVAGFTKAVALEAARDGITVNCISPGYVWTPLVENQIPDTMKARGLTREQVMNDVLLAAQPTKRFVEPVEVAALALFLCRPESGSITGANLSMDGGWTAQ; translated from the coding sequence ATGATCCTCAAGGACAAGGTTGCGTTGGTCACGGGATCCACCAGCGGCATCGGCCTCGCCGTCGCCCGCGCACTCGCTTCCGAAGGCGCGCGGATCATGCTCCACGGCTTTGGCGACCGCGATGCCAATCTCGCACTGAAGGAAGAGATGGCGGCACTCAGCGGGGACCTCGCCAGCTATTCGGATGCCGACCTCTCTTCGCCGGACGCGATCGACGCCCTCGTCGCGCAATGCACCGACGAGCTCGGCAGCCCGTCCATCCTCGTCAACAATGCCGGCGTCCAGCATGTTGCCCCGGTCGAAAGCTTCCCGACCGACAAGTGGGACTGGATCATGGCCGTGAACCTGTCGGCTGTCTTCCACACCACCCGCCTCTGCCTGCCCTCGATGCGCCAGCGCGGCTGGGGCCGGATCATCAACACCGCCAGCGCCCACAGCATCGTCGCCTCGCCCAACAAGGCACCCTATGTCGCCGCAAAGCATGGCGTGGCCGGCTTCACCAAGGCGGTCGCGCTCGAAGCGGCCAGGGACGGAATTACCGTCAACTGCATCTCGCCCGGCTACGTTTGGACGCCTTTGGTCGAGAACCAGATCCCCGACACCATGAAGGCCCGCGGACTCACCCGCGAGCAGGTGATGAACGACGTCCTCCTCGCCGCCCAGCCGACCAAGCGCTTCGTCGAGCCGGTCGAGGTCGCTGCCCTCGCCCTCTTCCTCTGCCGCCCGGAATCGGGAAGCATCACCGGCGCCAACCTCAGCATGGACGGAGGCTGGACCGCGCAGTGA
- a CDS encoding cold-shock protein, whose protein sequence is MPAGTVKFFDNAKGYGFITNEAGGGDAFVHISAVEAAGMHSLEKEQRISYDLENDKRGKTSAVNLKAG, encoded by the coding sequence ATGCCAGCAGGCACCGTGAAATTCTTCGACAATGCCAAGGGTTACGGCTTCATCACCAACGAAGCCGGCGGTGGGGATGCGTTCGTCCACATCAGCGCTGTCGAGGCGGCCGGGATGCACTCGCTCGAGAAGGAGCAGCGCATCTCCTACGATCTCGAGAACGACAAGCGCGGCAAGACCAGCGCGGTCAACCTCAAGGCGGGCTGA
- a CDS encoding DUF6481 family protein, protein MKTYQNFTHQDRAAQAAKAKQEKLEQLRSKPPIDPAAQEARLLASQRREAADAEKRASRKAAEEAAEQAARDEKAAQEEAEAARLAAIKPEPTEEERKLARDARYAARKNRR, encoded by the coding sequence ATGAAGACCTACCAGAATTTCACGCACCAGGACCGCGCCGCGCAGGCGGCCAAGGCCAAGCAGGAGAAGCTAGAACAGCTTCGATCCAAGCCGCCGATCGATCCGGCAGCTCAGGAAGCGCGCCTGCTCGCCAGCCAAAGGCGCGAGGCCGCCGACGCCGAGAAGCGCGCCAGTCGCAAGGCCGCTGAAGAGGCCGCCGAACAGGCGGCCCGCGACGAGAAGGCCGCACAGGAAGAAGCGGAAGCTGCTCGGCTGGCGGCGATCAAGCCCGAGCCGACCGAGGAAGAGCGCAAGCTCGCTCGCGATGCGAGATATGCCGCCCGCAAGAACCGCCGATAG
- a CDS encoding YeeE/YedE family protein yields MSSTRRILPPLVSGALFGGGLSIGGMTDPARVRGFLDLFGAWDPTLAFVMGGAVIVMAIAWRLQARMARPLFGECFALPDRTDLDGRLIAGSALFGIGWGIAGLCPGPAVASLALAPAAAIPFVAAMLVGMALTNLFPAQARAAPLQGS; encoded by the coding sequence ATGAGCTCCACACGACGCATTCTTCCGCCCCTGGTGTCCGGCGCGCTTTTCGGCGGCGGCCTCAGCATTGGCGGCATGACCGATCCGGCGCGGGTGCGCGGATTCCTCGACCTGTTCGGCGCGTGGGACCCTACGCTCGCCTTCGTGATGGGCGGCGCGGTTATCGTCATGGCGATCGCCTGGCGCTTGCAGGCCCGCATGGCACGGCCGCTATTCGGCGAATGCTTCGCGCTTCCTGACCGAACGGATCTCGACGGAAGGCTGATCGCTGGTTCCGCTCTCTTCGGCATCGGATGGGGCATTGCCGGCCTGTGCCCCGGACCTGCCGTCGCCTCCCTGGCGCTGGCGCCGGCCGCCGCCATTCCGTTCGTCGCAGCCATGCTGGTTGGCATGGCTCTCACCAATCTCTTCCCGGCGCAGGCGCGCGCCGCTCCGCTTCAAGGATCCTGA